In the Dysidea avara chromosome 14, odDysAvar1.4, whole genome shotgun sequence genome, TTGCCAGTCCTCTACACATGGCATGTTCCATTGGACTAGATGCAGTGGTGCAGTGTTTAGTAGAACATCATGCTGATGTGAACCAAAAGGTACAGTATGTCTGACTTGGTTTCGTTTTATATGATATAGTTTTTAGTGTACAGTGCATCTCCATGTATTTATTGTAGGGATGAAacgaatattaaattttaggtaTTCGAATATTATTCAAATTAACGAATTATTCTTTAGgaattttctgtataattaggtgcttgaaacggacaaaatcactttgattGCTAATAAAACTTTAGatgttaaaaaagaaaagtcctttacatgtattattaagatgaaaaattataatttaaaatgACAACTTTCAGttgtcaaaatgttttcaaggttaaatgtgtactagggctgaaacggatagcaacttttactatccggatatcctgaacaaaacctatccggatatcctacggatagtgacatcatcacttgctatagaAACTTTTAATAGTTTATTGTAAACatccttgttttactagtactagAAGCAAACAAACATTAACATGATAGCAAAAGGTTTGTGGTAATGTTACAGTGTTACTTTGCACcgtctgtaacaagattggcagttggagaaaacatgaatacaagatgtagcagttgcTACAAGACCTTTTCCAGGTACAACTAGTCGTaaagaactctttataaggcaataactattctgttacaacttcttcagcaacattcacagCCTCCCTTCGTAATTTAGCGATGGGCGTGGTCGCGAGCAAGCTGATTAACTTACCAGGCTGCTGTTAACTTCACATAATCTAGCTTAGCTAACTCTCCATGATGAAAATTGATTCATCTAGTGATGAGAAAGTTGGACAGATAAATGGCTTTAAGTTATTACTATCCGCTTGGCTTCAAAGTATTATCCGCTTGGCTTCAaagtactatccggatagtaaattattatccggatcatacggatatctgtttcagctctaATGTGTACATTATCTGATTAACAAATATTTAATGAAtaacgaatatttcttaacgGATACAAATATTTCTTAACGAACGAATAACGAATATTTgtactattcgtttcagccttaATTTATTGTACACTAAATTTAGACCTGTCACTGTTTCTATTGTGACTTTCAAATTCAATTTAATTTACAAATTTACTGATATTTGTTTTCTGTCACTCTAGGACTCCCTGGGACGTACTCCAATACATGTTGCTATCTCATCCAAACATCCACGATGTTCAGCCCTGCTGATGGCACATCCTGCTCTTGATCTAGCAGTGAAAGATAAGAAGGGAAACACTCCATTTGCTGCTGCCCTAGCTGCTAAGGATAGTGACACTGGACAATCTATTGTACAACGTGATCCTAAGTCAGCTGAACAGGTACGGATAAAATTGTGCTTGAGGATATTTGTTTTATTATGGATGCTTTAATACATTTGTACTATTGTGCCATCAAGAGTATATACTCTTGGTACCATGTTGTACGTTCCACAACATATCATATaatatgtatttgtgtgtgtactgttGTGTGGTAAACTACTCCATTTCTTATCACAGTTTGATAGTCATGGTCACAACTTCATGCACAAGGCAGTGATCAATGAAGATGTGGAGGCTGTTGTGTTTCTGATGAGTGTTAGGGCTGATGTCAACTCTAAGGTGCAGAATCCATCCCTCAATATACCACTACATCTGGCAATCAAGAAGGGATCTGAAATCATTGTGCGACATCTGGTAAGTGTGTgttttaattgtgtgtgtgtgtgttgtgtgtgtgagtcCACAACTGAGAAGTGTGAGAAGTTTTTAGAAGGATAAAAGTTCAATAGAAGCAATGCTACTTCTACCATGGCCAGTTTGCAGTATCCCTAACTATCAGGTGTTGAGATAATGTCTCAGGGTGGTTGGGGAGTAAGGTTTTATGCGAGTGTGACAATGGTGCAAAGACCTGTGGCTGTTCACTAAAACAATGGTAGTAGTATATGTTTTATCATTGTGACAGAATTTTAAGCTGAAGATAGTAGAAATACAACATTCCGATGAGTGTATCTGCACTATGGAGCCCCCACCCACAATATATTTATGCATACATGTAACTAATTGTTCAAGTACATGTTCTTAAATTATCTTCATACAAAACAAATTTCAAAAGTTTAGCATTCTAGCACTTCTACCTTAAGGACAAACACAACCACTGGACTCCACTTACTCGatagtgtgactctaataaattcggccAACTAGTTTAtcctaagaatagaactaggCCTTAGTTTTGTAGCAATATCAATTAAGGAGTGTAGTAGGTAAGTACATTTAGTgaaggtagatcgttctaggaggattggttgtgtgctcatcTAATGCTCGCTCAGATGCCACTTATCCATCACCGTGGCGTGTCATGTAAAGCTGTTGCAAGGTaactaaagtataattactatagagtaTATAACTATTTGCATAATCTGCTTttgcttattccgttattctgTATTCTGTGTTTTACAAAGTCCCCAGCATCCAAGGGAGGAAACGTTTGCATTTCATATTATCAATACTTCTGGTACATCCCCAGGTAATTTGTGTGGTTGTGTAATTCAAAGTTTCTACTTCAAAACTGAACACCACAATCAGTTGTCAAAAGTGATTCTATAAATACACAGTCACTGGTGGATCCTTTGTTACAGTGATGATGAAACTATACATGCTTAGGACACCTTCTGAGTCAGTGACTACATACACTTGTAGATCACTGACAATGCTGTGTTCTTGGGTTTTTGAGCTGTAACAAACCAGTGCACTTGCTATGAAATGTATGTATTTCAGTGGAGTTTTATATTGTCTAACCCGCTTTTCGCTCAACCTTATAGACACATTGAGTTTGATACATCAAAATTTTAGATTGAAATTGCTATCACACTAAAGACCTGCAAAATGGCTAAAGTCTGAGAATATTGGGAGTAGGAATCTTACTGTAGCTCTAAAACACCTTCAAACAagtgtattatattgtaactgaACAGAAGATATATTGCTACACTATTAGATGTCTGACGTGCCTTAAAATACACACATCGTGGACTTACTTTGTTCTTCTTTGTGGCCTATTCCTTTTTCTTGCAGTGCGAAGATATTGATTTGTGGTTAGCATATCAGTGATTTTATGAGTTGTGTATCATGCATATACTGCATATACTGCATATACACATTTGGCAGTATTTGACAGTGAATCATTTCATCAAAAATTTTCCTTGTCGGATTCTTATGCTCTATGGGGTATATTCTGAATACATAGATAGTCCCTGCTTGAAATCAGGAActcatcaaatcctatggacaagggagcgtgtaactccgtacactaccaatgctactggcgaaattcaaacatggtgtccagtgttactatgtatataattagttATATCATTCTTACGTacaacagggatacactgaatgAACTGCTACTCTATCGTCTTATGTAAAGCTGCTTTGATAGGAAGATTGTCGAGTCGAAGGTAGAGCTTGGTATAGTCAAGTGAAGTAATTTTGCATGATTTCACGTGATTagtgactgtagaaagactgtcctgctaagcctgtgctactattcctccATTGTGCCATTGAACTTTGTTTCCATAGCTTCGCTTCGTTGCAGCGGAATCGTGATGTACTTGAGCATGCGCCTCcacataatatcctaattagggcagccatgtttgaatttcgctgtttacggagttacatgctcccttgtccataggatttgatgcacTCCTGATATATAAACTACATGACACTTCtttaaatactagttaaagcattgctgcaagtacaatatggaaaaaatagcgtGAGGGTATGGGCAAGAGACTAATATAGTACAAAACAAAGTTGAGCGCTGTATTACACACCATATTGTACaaggtgctttaactggtttacaGTGCTTTCTGGTCACCTTTATTCGGAGCGTTCATTTTGCAAACTTGAACCACATtagttttcagccatcagacaattggTAAGTGTCTATATAATACAGgtttggtcataaaacaaacatGGAAATAATGCCACTATTATTCATTTGATCTTCACCCACGCAAGTGCTTTAAATAACTGTAGGTGTAGATGATACAGCATAGAATGGAGCATACACAAAAAtttgttaactgttttgtaacattattgagCTTCTACAACACTGAATCTAAGGAATGATGCCACGTATATGTGAcactaattacatacatgtaacaAAAATTACTAGTAAGCGATGCTGCATTTTGCCTATTGTTTAACTGTTCTGTCCATTTGACAACCTAAAACGTGAAGTAGAATGAATCTGCTTATACCTTCACTGTTGGAGGCATGATGCAAAAATAAAGATATATGCCATACAgaaaggaaaatacagcactattGATCACGTGTGTAACATTTTAAATCACCAGAAGTAGATAAAATGATGCCATCCAATGTCATACATGTGATCAATAAATTGTGCTGGGttaacattccttacataactaTACTGTAGTGTATTGTATTTCCGCATAACTGTATCGTATgggaaatacagtacagttatatgGATGGAGATACAGTACACATCGGCACTTTGATCCCTCCCACGCAAAGTGTAATATACTGTAGTGTGACCAGGCCTgagaaaatagggcatgtgggcacaaaccacACCCTAccacataacatctcatatctcagtactggaatagaatattttcattctgtaacttgaatTTTAAGTGCTGAAATTGTCATGGCCAAGCAATAATGGAATACGAAGTTATGACACATCAAAGTTTCAAAAAGTATAggtaatttttatgtgcccacatgccctattttcgcaggcccagtcacatatatatgtgaATAATAATTTTCCATGTATTTTGTATACCAGTTATTAGCCGGAGCACAAGTCAATGCAGTAGACAATCACAACAAGGGTGTACTACACATGGCAGTAGGTGCTAACTCCCCCACCATACTCAGTGTACTACTAGAACATGGTGCTGATGCTGACCTGGCTGATGAGGAGGGGAACACTGCCATGCATGTGGCCATGCAGTTAGGACAGGTGCACTGTGTGAAGGTGTTGATACAAGAGTCAAACATCAACTTGGCTGCCTTAAATAACAAGTAAGAAATGTAAATTCTTGTAGTTCATGTATATAATACTCTAAATAATTTATTCTTATTTAGTACATTATTGAAATATAGGTGTGTTTAATTTCAGGGGTCAGAATTGTTTGCATGTACTGTCGTCTCATCCTCAAGACAGTGCTACTGCCATCTTTAACTATCTCATTGTGGCTGCCCCTCAGTTCCCAATAAATTTATCTGACGCTGATGGGAATACTGGTAATGTGTGTGCTTATCTAGTAAGGTGTTTAGTACTTGATATTACTCCAGCTGTTATGCATGCCTACTTCAGTGGCAATGCTGCTTTGTGTGATGCTCTGGTTAGAAATAGAGCACATCCCAATACAATGAACAGACAAGGAATAACCATCTTTAATGCTCCTGTGGCCACCAAACAACTTCTCTTCAGAATATTGAGTAAGTTTATTTATCTGTGTGACTTAAAATAATTATCAGATGCAACTGTAACTCTATTTTAATATCCAGTGAGTTGTATTGAAAGTAAAACATGGTTCTAGGTCGCATGTACAAAAACTTAAGTCAGCATCCTAACTATTTGTTCTATACACATCTTAACATAAAACCCTACATCATCACAACTAGGTCAGATCACAGTGGAGCCTCAGTGGGTGGAGGGTACTCATTGTCAGAACTGTCAGACAAAGTTCAACATCTCTACTAGGAAACACCACTGGTGAGTACATATAGTACTATATACTGTTACATGTGTTCCTTACTGTAGTCGTCATTGTGGCCGATTGCTGTGCGCCAAATGTACTGGCCAACAGATGCCGATTTTGAAGTTTGAGTTGATGAAGCCAGTGAGGCTGTGTGAGATGTGTGCTGATGTGCTTCGTCTAGGAAGGGACTCCAGATAGATAACTAGTGTTTTGAGTTGTAATAGATCTCTATCTGTGTAAATGGAAACACAGTGTTTGTGTTTTGTAAGTTTGTGTCTTCAGTCATTTAATATTTTGTATACGTCCATGTTGACTTTTTAATTGCAAACCATTAGGCATTAATGTTAAAATATTTGATACAAAAACTGTACATccttacaacaacaacaacatacaCATGCAGACAAACAAGCACAGCAGCTtaatacataatatattataaatTGTTCAAATGCAGTTCACCTCTTCACTACAATGTTACTTGATTGTTGTTGTCCCCCTATTCCACCTTGTTGCTGATTATTCCCAATACTGATCACCATACCTCCTGCTACCACTACTGTGTTATTAGATTGCTGCTGCTGCACTGGACGGTGTGGTGGTGGGGCTCTGTAAACTGGTCGTGGAGGCATTGGTTGCTTGTACACAGGAGGCGGTTGGTAGTAACCCTGTCCAGCAGGTTTGGTCTGGTATGGCTGTTGGTAGTAGCCTGGCTGAGGGGGTGGTCGGTATCCTTGAGCTGGCGGAGGAGGCCTGTATGCTTGAGTAGGTGGTGGTGGTGTGTATCCATAGGGTTGTGGCATGGGTGGACCCCTGTATGTAGCCTGCTGAGGTTGTGGCATGGCTGGGGGTGGTCCTCCGTAAGGAGGTTGCTGTGGTGGCATGGATGCTGATCGAGGGGGCAGGCCTCCATGATAACCTGAAGTTGCAGCAGCAGCGGCACCCACTGGATAGGGTGTGTATGGAGGTGGAACATCCTTTGGAGGAAGAGGTGGGGCTTGTTGTGACTGGGCAACTTGTACTTGTTGATAAGCAGGTTGAGCTGGCTGGGTAGGATTAGTAGGAGCAGGATAACCTTGGTATTGTGTACTATCACTGTCACCCTTTACTTGCATCAAACTTGCTATCCATTCACTGTGTAATTAATATGTTACACTCTAATTGAATCACACCATACACTAGTTGTTTACATTATGCTACATGTGACATGAGTAAAATATGAATTTGTCCATGGTTTAGACCTATTATTTTTACCTTTCTCAATAATTTTCACAGGTAATTTGCAGTGTTCCATCACTTCCATGGCTAAGTTTGGCTAAACATTTTGAATGAGCTACATAAGGAGTCCATAAGTGCTTTTTCATTGCTTACGGGCTTTAGTTGTTCAATGGTTGGAATCACTGTTATCTAGAGCTCttcacctacaaaattttaatcacTTGTTTACATTTATAGGTCACCAACAATGGACGATAATCGGTTAAACTGCTACAATCAAATTCCACTATATGGGCATGGTTTTATAACAGTAAATATTTCTTTATGGAGCACATGTCCTTGGTGATTAACAATAATTAAATTCTTATTGATTTAAGTTGGTGACTACGTTGAGTTACCAGTAGACTTACGTTGAGTTACGGTCTAAACTCTTTCtctgtgtgtacgtgcatgcatgcatgtgtgtgtctaTGCATATCTAGCTTAAAAGACTTCATGCCTAGGTTATGTCAACTCACTTGCACTCAGCAGGACTCTCTGCATGTAATGTATAAGTCCTCTCCTTAGTGACAATGGAGAATGCCTTAGCATCATCAAAACCAGACGGTAATTGCTCTGATGAATCAATGTCTTTGGCAAGACCAACACGACCGCTATTTACCAAGTCAATACTTCCCTTCTCTGTACCCCCCTTCTTCTCATAATATATCAGGAAACCGTTGGTCCTAAGGATCACCCAACGCTTCTTCCAACTCTTAACTTTTCCTCCTACATATATAAACCAATGCAGGTACAATTAATATTGTGGTATACATAAAGGCATAGTAAACACTCTACAGAGATGTCGACATATTCAATAAACATGACACTACAGAGCTATAAAGACTAGACAATAGCTTTAGATGAAAGTGAATTTTGCATATTCATCATAATGTTATAGTGATAGCGTCAATATATTGATAGCAGTATGAATGGAATTTACAAGTATATGTTAGACACATCATAGTGGAGATACTATCAATGTAGACACATTCTGTACTGTTAACCACTCCAATCAAGCAGTAAATGAGCTGCAACTGTAACATCTAATTAAAGTTGAGGCATTTCGTATTTCTGATCAAGCACCTTAGGAGTTCATCAATGAATAATATTGGGCCTAGATCTCTAGTTGAGCCCACAAGCATTAAGCACATGACATACATAACAAAGATTGTTGATGAAGCCtcataaaaaaatattttccCAGGCTAGTTGAacatggactgcccttgccaccatgCCCAGCACTAGGAGTTacagtgctggacagctggaaataccagcaatcaaacaaggttACCAGATTGTATAGATTCCTCTGTATGAGATGTACCATTTTACTATCACCTCCTGGCTCATGTGATCACATTCACTCTGCACCAGCGCATGTACACACCCACGGGTCATTGCTCATTCCCACCATTTGTGCGTACGATGCAGACACCTAATGAGACTACCAGCggatattttttttattatatatTTCGCCGATTATCTACCGGGCGTGTAGTCTCTCGCCCCAACAGGTGTGTCCTTGACGTTTGGGCTTTAAATTGTATTCAGACATAAAACAACTCAGTAACAACTTTCTTTGACGTACCACATTTGTGTAGATACCCTGCTTTAACCTCCGTCATGCTGTTCCTAGTTTACTCACTCGGATCAGTCTAAGCGCACGTAACGGGATGTGACGAAGTTAACCAAATTATGTCTAGAATTCGgtgttattttattattacGGCACAAGCCTAAGATCACGTGTATGCAAGTGTGtctaatgtgtgtgtgtgtgtattctgTTTTCTGACAGGCAAATGTGAGAGACGTCAATCACAGACTCCAAGCTAAATGCTGTTAGTAGTGTCCAAGGCCAGTTGCT is a window encoding:
- the LOC136244697 gene encoding proline-rich protein HaeIII subfamily 1-like, with the translated sequence MTEVKAGYLHKCGGKVKSWKKRWVILRTNGFLIYYEKKGGTEKGSIDLVNSGRVGLAKDIDSSEQLPSGFDDAKAFSIVTKERTYTLHAESPAECNEWIASLMQVKGDSDSTQYQGYPAPTNPTQPAQPAYQQVQVAQSQQAPPLPPKDVPPPYTPYPVGAAAAATSGYHGGLPPRSASMPPQQPPYGGPPPAMPQPQQATYRGPPMPQPYGYTPPPPTQAYRPPPPAQGYRPPPQPGYYQQPYQTKPAGQGYYQPPPVYKQPMPPRPVYRAPPPHRPVQQQQSNNTVVVAGGMVISIGNNQQQGGIGGQQQSSNIVVKR